From the Panulirus ornatus isolate Po-2019 chromosome 46, ASM3632096v1, whole genome shotgun sequence genome, one window contains:
- the LOC139763068 gene encoding uncharacterized protein isoform X1, protein MVPAPPDAWSAMGGGGGGSASTAASMMGGLDATLGGGAGGGGGGGGMPGGPAPAQLLNWFYLTLADHHNQQAGGAAHHNPPPPPPPPLHTSQNKVLPGAWNGLGMGGSSAGLGGTSSGMGGLGPLPPTSLGSLAGNSLGGNVGGLGGNMSGLNSLLSGGGNGINNGLLNGLAGLTPSDLSALTSLTSLNGGFNGGFSNGLNGISSPVNSNSLHGSIGELADQLSELTLGLDKKAKGRKLPPNYLCHLCFKKGHHIKECPQARPKGEGLTPYQGKKRCFGEFRCTKCKRKWMSGNSWANCGQECIKCRINVYPHKQVRASSYCPRPLDKPDGLDVSDQSKVHPQHLCEKCKSLGYYCRRVN, encoded by the exons ATGGTGCCGGCGCCCCCTGATGCCTGGTCTGCCATGGGCGGTGGCGGGGGCGGCAGTGCCTCTACCGCCGCCTCCATGATGGGCGGCCTGGATGCCACCTTAGGCGGCGGAGCGGGCGGTGGCGGGGGCGGCGGAGGGATGCCAGGGGGCCCAGCCCCCGCCCAGCTGCTCAACTGGTTCTACCTAACCCTGgccgaccaccacaaccaacaagcAGGGGGCGCCGCCCATCAcaacccaccgccaccaccaccaccaccgctgcacaCGTCACAG AACAAGGTGCTGCCGGGAGCATGGAACGGTCTGGGAATGGGCGGCAGCTCGGCTGGTCTGGGCGGCACCAGTTCAGGAATGGGCGGCCTGGGACCCCTGCCGCCCACCTCGCTTGGATCCCTGGCCGGCAACAGCTTGGGCGGCAACGTGGGCGGCCTGGGCGGCAACATGAGTGGGCTCAACTCCCTCTTGAGTGGGGGTGGCAACGGTATTAACAACGGTCTGTTGAACGGTTTGGCAGGTCTTACCCCCTCAGACCTCTCCGCCCTTACGTCACTGACCTCCCTTAACGGAGGTTTCAACGGAGGCTTCAGCAACGGTCTCAACGGCATCAGCAGTCCCGTTAACAGTAATAGCTTACACGGCAGTATAG GAGAGCTGGCGGACCAGCTGAGCGAGTTGACGCTGGGGCTGGACAAGAAAGCCAAGGGCAGGAAGCTACCGCCCAACTACCTGtgccacctgtgcttcaagaagGGCCACCACATCAAGGAATGCCCCCAG GCGCGTCCGAAAGGCGAGGGCCTGACACCGTATCAGGGCAAGAAGCGGTGCTTCGGGGAGTTCCGGTGCACCAAGTGTAAGAGGAAGTGGATGAGTGGGAACTCGTGGGCTAACTGCGGCCAGGAGTGCATCAAGTGCCGTATAAACGTCTACCCCCACAAGCAGGTCCGTGCCAGCTCCTACTGCCCC CGGCCCTTGGATAAGCCGGACGGCCTAGATGTCTCCGACCAGTCCAAGGTGCACCCGCAGCACCTCTGTGAGAAGTGCAAGAGCCTGggttactactgcaggagggtcaACTAG
- the LOC139763068 gene encoding uncharacterized protein isoform X2, with the protein MVPAPPDAWSAMGGGGGGSASTAASMMGGLDATLGGGAGGGGGGGGMPGGPAPAQLLNWFYLTLADHHNQQAGGAAHHNPPPPPPPPLHTSQNKVLPGAWNGLGMGGSSAGLGGTSSGMGGLGPLPPTSLGSLAGNSLGGNVGGLGGNMSGLNSLLSGGGNGINNGLLNGLAGLTPSDLSALTSLTSLNGGFNGGFSNGLNGISSPVNSNSLHGSIGELADQLSELTLGLDKKAKGRKLPPNYLCHLCFKKGHHIKECPQARPKGEGLTPYQGKKRCFGEFRCTKCKRKWMSGNSWANCGQECIKCRINVYPHKQRPLDKPDGLDVSDQSKVHPQHLCEKCKSLGYYCRRVN; encoded by the exons ATGGTGCCGGCGCCCCCTGATGCCTGGTCTGCCATGGGCGGTGGCGGGGGCGGCAGTGCCTCTACCGCCGCCTCCATGATGGGCGGCCTGGATGCCACCTTAGGCGGCGGAGCGGGCGGTGGCGGGGGCGGCGGAGGGATGCCAGGGGGCCCAGCCCCCGCCCAGCTGCTCAACTGGTTCTACCTAACCCTGgccgaccaccacaaccaacaagcAGGGGGCGCCGCCCATCAcaacccaccgccaccaccaccaccaccgctgcacaCGTCACAG AACAAGGTGCTGCCGGGAGCATGGAACGGTCTGGGAATGGGCGGCAGCTCGGCTGGTCTGGGCGGCACCAGTTCAGGAATGGGCGGCCTGGGACCCCTGCCGCCCACCTCGCTTGGATCCCTGGCCGGCAACAGCTTGGGCGGCAACGTGGGCGGCCTGGGCGGCAACATGAGTGGGCTCAACTCCCTCTTGAGTGGGGGTGGCAACGGTATTAACAACGGTCTGTTGAACGGTTTGGCAGGTCTTACCCCCTCAGACCTCTCCGCCCTTACGTCACTGACCTCCCTTAACGGAGGTTTCAACGGAGGCTTCAGCAACGGTCTCAACGGCATCAGCAGTCCCGTTAACAGTAATAGCTTACACGGCAGTATAG GAGAGCTGGCGGACCAGCTGAGCGAGTTGACGCTGGGGCTGGACAAGAAAGCCAAGGGCAGGAAGCTACCGCCCAACTACCTGtgccacctgtgcttcaagaagGGCCACCACATCAAGGAATGCCCCCAG GCGCGTCCGAAAGGCGAGGGCCTGACACCGTATCAGGGCAAGAAGCGGTGCTTCGGGGAGTTCCGGTGCACCAAGTGTAAGAGGAAGTGGATGAGTGGGAACTCGTGGGCTAACTGCGGCCAGGAGTGCATCAAGTGCCGTATAAACGTCTACCCCCACAAGCAG CGGCCCTTGGATAAGCCGGACGGCCTAGATGTCTCCGACCAGTCCAAGGTGCACCCGCAGCACCTCTGTGAGAAGTGCAAGAGCCTGggttactactgcaggagggtcaACTAG